Proteins from one Leptonema illini DSM 21528 genomic window:
- the ltrA gene encoding group II intron reverse transcriptase/maturase — METSSTEEGKGTEAAIPLNQKGLSEKLALLRSKLYHKARNEPRFKFYVLYDRIFRMDVLEAAYSRVKANRGSPGVDGITFKQIENSKGGAKAFLESIQKELKEKTYRPSPVRRKYIAKPDGRRRPLGIPTIKDRVVQMATLLIIEPIYEADFLDCSYGFRPKRSAHTALAEIRSHILSGFQAVYDADLKGYFDSIPHDKLILCVEQRISDRSVLRLIRMWLKTPVVEPPDDKGSPPRIARSKQGTPQGGVISPLLANLFLHYFDKVFHGRNGPAVWANAKLVRYADDFVVLARYQSDRLTDFVEGFIEARMGLKINRDKTKTVNLKEKKASLDFLGFTFRFDRDLKGRNRDYLNVLPSKKAVQRMRDRLKIMTGKKMCYQPIDEMIGGINRTLVGWSNYFRFGYPAASFRKVNSYTVHRLTVHLKRRSQRGFRPPNGVSFYSQISKMGLLYLK, encoded by the coding sequence ATGGAAACATCCTCTACGGAAGAAGGAAAGGGAACTGAGGCAGCGATACCGCTTAACCAGAAGGGACTTTCCGAGAAGCTCGCTCTTTTGAGATCGAAACTCTATCACAAGGCGAGGAACGAACCACGCTTCAAATTTTACGTGCTTTATGATCGTATCTTCAGGATGGACGTTCTGGAGGCGGCGTATTCACGAGTGAAAGCGAATCGCGGTTCTCCCGGCGTTGACGGGATAACCTTCAAACAAATTGAGAACAGCAAAGGAGGTGCGAAAGCATTTCTTGAATCGATACAGAAGGAACTGAAAGAGAAGACGTACAGACCAAGCCCGGTCCGCAGGAAGTATATTGCGAAGCCGGATGGAAGACGCCGTCCTCTTGGCATTCCGACGATTAAAGACCGAGTCGTGCAAATGGCGACTCTCCTGATTATCGAGCCTATCTATGAGGCTGATTTTCTCGACTGTTCCTACGGGTTCAGACCGAAAAGATCTGCACATACAGCGCTCGCAGAAATCAGAAGTCATATTCTGTCGGGTTTTCAGGCTGTATATGATGCTGATCTCAAAGGATACTTCGATTCCATCCCACATGACAAACTGATTCTCTGCGTTGAGCAGAGAATCAGTGACAGGTCGGTCTTGCGACTGATCCGGATGTGGTTGAAGACGCCTGTGGTTGAACCCCCCGACGATAAAGGGAGTCCACCACGCATCGCAAGATCGAAACAGGGAACGCCTCAGGGGGGAGTGATCTCCCCGCTGCTCGCGAACCTGTTTCTACATTACTTCGATAAGGTGTTTCATGGTCGTAACGGACCCGCTGTGTGGGCCAACGCAAAACTTGTTCGTTATGCGGATGACTTTGTCGTGTTGGCCCGGTATCAATCGGATCGCCTCACCGATTTTGTTGAGGGATTCATTGAAGCCCGCATGGGTCTTAAGATCAATCGTGACAAGACGAAGACAGTCAACTTGAAGGAGAAGAAAGCGAGTCTGGATTTTCTCGGGTTTACCTTTCGGTTTGATCGCGATCTCAAGGGCAGAAATCGAGACTATTTGAATGTGTTACCCTCTAAGAAAGCCGTGCAGCGGATGCGGGATAGGCTTAAGATCATGACGGGCAAGAAGATGTGCTATCAACCTATTGATGAGATGATAGGCGGTATCAACAGAACCCTTGTCGGCTGGTCAAATTATTTTCGCTTCGGTTATCCAGCGGCTTCCTTTAGAAAAGTCAACTCCTATACAGTTCATCGCTTAACAGTGCATTTAAAGAGAAGAAGTCAGCGTGGTTTTCGCCCGCCGAATGGTGTGAGCTTCTACTCCCAGATAAGCAAAATGGGACTGCTCTATCTCAAATGA
- a CDS encoding tetratricopeptide repeat protein — MFESPLHGKRRSLVEVAFLSLWLAGQPVLADPVTESSETDSSNPSIPVQLSSEDIDTAVALRCPGEAYRVLVLGDGRAFLQINPEHPDQLQELAISDALNPTKTTIDCGEASFEIRTSPPFSNKLVEQHFELEKGEARFASKREYDPTEQLLEEATQLVFSGNRDALNALDFSGIEFAYQYVNAERIHRLMNQSMKRCDRQPCKPLIENTFLLITRLSTAISGTERDPSLPAQWILALDDLAVPVADSAPLLLRYTEILKRMNQREDAIAIVEELVRRDTESPDMRLFYGDLLWESGQKEEARVQYRAFAELIARDGKTPPARIARLLAD, encoded by the coding sequence ATGTTTGAGTCTCCTCTGCACGGAAAGCGTCGATCTCTGGTCGAAGTCGCCTTCCTCTCTCTCTGGCTTGCAGGCCAGCCGGTTCTTGCAGATCCGGTTACGGAGTCGTCTGAAACGGACTCCAGCAATCCTTCTATCCCCGTTCAACTTTCCAGTGAAGATATCGACACCGCCGTGGCTCTACGCTGTCCTGGCGAGGCCTATCGTGTTCTTGTCCTTGGCGACGGACGTGCGTTTTTACAGATCAATCCCGAGCATCCCGATCAACTGCAAGAGCTTGCCATAAGCGATGCCTTGAATCCGACGAAAACGACCATCGACTGCGGCGAGGCGTCTTTCGAGATTCGTACAAGCCCGCCTTTTTCGAATAAACTTGTAGAGCAGCACTTTGAGCTTGAAAAAGGAGAGGCAAGGTTCGCTTCGAAACGCGAGTATGACCCGACCGAACAGCTGCTTGAAGAAGCGACGCAGCTGGTGTTCTCTGGAAATCGCGATGCGTTGAACGCGCTTGATTTCTCGGGCATCGAGTTCGCCTACCAGTATGTGAATGCAGAACGCATCCATCGCTTGATGAACCAGTCTATGAAGCGATGCGACCGTCAGCCCTGCAAGCCACTGATCGAGAATACGTTTCTGTTAATCACGCGGCTCAGTACCGCCATATCCGGTACGGAGCGAGATCCGTCTCTACCCGCTCAATGGATACTGGCGCTTGACGATCTGGCCGTTCCCGTCGCCGATAGCGCCCCTCTGCTTTTGCGTTATACAGAGATCCTCAAGCGCATGAACCAGAGAGAGGATGCCATCGCAATCGTCGAAGAGCTCGTACGACGCGATACGGAATCGCCCGACATGCGTCTTTTCTACGGCGATCTTCTATGGGAATCGGGACAGAAAGAAGAGGCCAGGGTTCAGTACCGAGCCTTCGCCGAACTCATCGCCCGTGACGGAAAGACTCCGCCGGCGCGCATAGCACGCCTGCTTGCCGATTGA
- a CDS encoding DUF1493 family protein — protein MMTMISSAFASLVSEITKVPESDLRGDMDVVYDLGLSGDDFDEFILAYSRRFGVDISSVDWNAYVSNEGIVISELASWVVDKLRGRRPTQPPPLRLIDLDEAIKTGKLIVRQSEEKKPR, from the coding sequence ATGATGACGATGATCTCCTCTGCATTCGCAAGTTTAGTTTCCGAGATTACCAAGGTTCCGGAATCAGATCTACGGGGTGATATGGATGTCGTTTATGATTTAGGTCTGAGCGGTGATGATTTCGATGAATTTATTCTTGCCTACTCCCGACGATTCGGCGTTGATATTTCTTCTGTTGATTGGAATGCCTACGTCAGCAACGAAGGTATTGTTATTAGCGAACTGGCTTCCTGGGTGGTGGATAAATTGAGGGGAAGAAGGCCAACGCAACCGCCACCACTTCGCCTTATTGATCTTGACGAAGCGATAAAAACCGGGAAGCTAATCGTTCGTCAGAGTGAAGAAAAAAAACCAAGATAG
- a CDS encoding PAS domain S-box protein, whose translation MISALDLAGALAATVALIRFSLNGHASFSAGERWIVLILCSTTALINTLSFMAWIGHDHLSEISEDWSDYLQILQPAFWGMLFYVVLQSRHRRDLAASQKRLRDIVENMPVLLTAHDSDGRILAWNREAHSVTGYSIDEIAETDHLQILFPQAQQREDFLAECSNGGGDYQHSIRTIVGRNGSKHVAWFNISRKYPVSGWANWSIGLDITESVQARQRLEFMASHDELTGLANRGLLQHRLRSAIAAIDSAESIERMESIDSVEAIAITGNTEVSRRSNRKGALIMLDLDNYKMVNDTY comes from the coding sequence ATGATAAGCGCGCTTGACCTGGCGGGCGCTCTTGCAGCAACCGTAGCACTGATTCGTTTTTCTTTAAACGGTCATGCTTCATTCAGCGCCGGCGAGCGCTGGATTGTACTCATCCTTTGCTCTACAACAGCGCTTATTAACACACTGAGTTTTATGGCCTGGATCGGGCACGACCATCTATCAGAGATTTCTGAGGATTGGAGCGACTATTTGCAGATTCTTCAGCCGGCCTTCTGGGGAATGCTCTTCTATGTCGTGCTGCAAAGCCGCCATCGCAGAGATCTCGCCGCCAGCCAGAAGCGGTTGCGCGATATAGTTGAAAACATGCCAGTACTGCTGACGGCACATGATTCTGACGGCAGAATCCTTGCGTGGAATAGAGAAGCGCATTCCGTAACTGGCTATTCCATCGACGAGATAGCGGAAACCGACCATCTACAGATACTGTTTCCCCAAGCGCAGCAGCGCGAAGATTTCCTCGCAGAATGTTCGAACGGCGGAGGGGATTATCAGCATTCCATTCGGACGATTGTCGGCCGCAACGGCAGCAAACACGTAGCCTGGTTTAACATTTCCCGTAAATATCCCGTTTCTGGCTGGGCGAACTGGAGCATCGGTCTGGACATCACAGAATCCGTACAGGCCCGTCAGCGCCTCGAATTTATGGCCTCACATGACGAGCTGACGGGGCTGGCCAATCGCGGATTGCTGCAGCATCGCCTGCGTTCGGCGATCGCCGCAATTGATAGCGCCGAGAGCATCGAGCGAATGGAAAGCATCGATTCAGTAGAGGCCATCGCTATCACAGGGAACACAGAGGTCTCACGCAGGTCGAATAGAAAAGGCGCACTGATCATGCTCGATCTGGATAACTACAAGATGGTCAATGATACATACTGA
- a CDS encoding EAL domain-containing protein: MIGDRLLYDVGQRIQNSVGNDATVARIGGDEFMILITGLSRKEEATIIADWLLKNLRATPFHIDGARIYTEASLGITVYPDDGNDPAELLKNVDMALYAAKENGRNGFCFYSRDLHDRFRWQHMVAENLRSALLNDDLQLYYQPQIDVADGRLIGAEALLRWPGFEGGLSPAVFVPIAESRGLMLPLGQWVLNKAFSQAARWNQQSGFTTGINLSAIQFYQSDLVDTLKKLVTLNRISPENIDLEITESAVMRDADLAIASMKRLRDSGFHISLDDFGTGFSSLSYLKRFPVSRLKIDQSFVRGMESSADDTAIVHGVIRLGHDLGLSVVAEGVENAEQWSLLKEGGCDIVQGFFFSPPVPVENMEAMLAKGDARN, translated from the coding sequence TTGATCGGCGACCGCTTGCTATATGATGTCGGGCAGCGGATCCAGAACAGCGTGGGAAACGACGCTACGGTTGCCAGAATCGGCGGAGATGAATTCATGATCCTCATAACGGGGCTATCCAGAAAAGAGGAGGCGACCATCATAGCCGATTGGCTGCTAAAAAACTTAAGGGCGACGCCGTTTCATATCGATGGTGCCAGAATCTATACTGAAGCAAGCCTGGGTATTACCGTGTACCCGGATGACGGAAACGATCCGGCAGAGCTTTTAAAGAATGTCGATATGGCGCTTTATGCGGCAAAAGAAAACGGTCGCAACGGATTCTGTTTTTATTCCAGAGACCTGCACGATCGTTTTCGATGGCAGCATATGGTCGCTGAAAATTTGCGTTCCGCCCTTCTGAACGACGATCTTCAGCTATATTATCAACCGCAAATAGACGTTGCCGACGGTAGACTGATCGGCGCAGAGGCGTTACTGCGCTGGCCGGGTTTCGAAGGCGGACTATCGCCTGCGGTCTTCGTTCCGATCGCCGAATCCAGAGGCCTCATGCTTCCGCTCGGCCAGTGGGTTCTCAACAAGGCCTTCAGCCAGGCCGCACGATGGAATCAACAATCGGGTTTTACGACGGGCATCAACTTATCGGCGATACAATTTTACCAGTCCGACCTTGTAGATACCCTGAAAAAGCTGGTAACGCTTAACCGGATATCGCCTGAAAACATAGATCTTGAGATAACTGAGTCGGCCGTGATGCGCGATGCCGATCTGGCTATCGCTTCAATGAAGAGATTACGCGATAGCGGTTTTCATATCTCCCTTGACGATTTCGGTACTGGCTTCTCTTCGTTATCGTATCTGAAGCGCTTTCCCGTCTCTCGCCTCAAGATCGACCAGAGCTTCGTGCGTGGGATGGAATCCTCCGCCGACGATACGGCGATCGTACACGGCGTGATACGCCTCGGCCATGATCTCGGATTATCGGTCGTTGCCGAAGGCGTCGAAAACGCCGAGCAATGGAGTCTGCTCAAAGAAGGCGGATGCGACATCGTCCAGGGATTTTTCTTTTCCCCTCCCGTTCCCGTAGAGAATATGGAGGCCATGCTGGCGAAAGGCGATGCGCGGAATTGA